The proteins below come from a single Chitinophaga pinensis DSM 2588 genomic window:
- a CDS encoding DUF2357 domain-containing protein has protein sequence MHILSVKHEHFSLVVALADGRDVAAFEEMFQIARQRHLESNLVTAYVCSAGKCIFCIWNPKSHCFEEISMLQANYPVIFDTIRYKFTLSFHRDVLHPSVYTKLDSLDGLFQMQKTNDNTFVSPAVLDFRNEPGDFELVLHYQYKTIPHRVAFEFQVYAVNLDFKRDLPAMQRSVEVIHPRLFIDHLKKTSHPFESCGTDDSAILWWTNFRNLFRSIVRNVKAVVDDPHTNPEIEMKRVKVTAVVNPRNKLSDKLEMFEGKPGHFFDTIGQSLMEDNYENRFVKHIIKDILSTYRDVYQKLTRDSSFKRIAREYRIQLEFSAEALSSLLKRSFLKDIKSFDGEPLHSQIMQAHPGYAGLKKDWETLRKGYQLLDGLYEMELKDVGYMYKVWTFFGMADLIRQVTGVSPEIHKMAAIKKKAVGIVPQKDVQSKMTFHCPDEIVVELYQEPHYTGDFTDTIAGGQEEEICLHIIMKVGKKGQHPDLYQTYIFDPKYRLIASKEYDNIDIPLESDIRQLNNYRRVFYNKPKENGGHGYKKEIAAAYILFPGREAGTAYKKYYDEVILPKDEGGFAFLPYHKEGKNLLKKHLRKLIKEDSKTHLQHILNPESPGIELMEAYVIVIPVKVNDVTLIETAASQVATLYPIRQLDPAIGERRVLRVAPYFEGQGIICYYDITAIHIKAWRDIYPPTHPLFRDEGRRYVVLTLKNKVMLDDYVRIKGMANNKRYTQIKFLYRPVNGFIMTVPGTEVLGTVRKSPRKG, from the coding sequence ATGCATATACTGTCTGTTAAACATGAACATTTTAGTCTGGTGGTGGCACTGGCAGACGGTAGAGATGTAGCAGCGTTTGAAGAGATGTTCCAGATTGCCAGACAAAGACATTTGGAATCAAATTTAGTAACAGCGTATGTATGTTCTGCGGGTAAATGTATTTTCTGTATATGGAACCCTAAAAGCCATTGCTTTGAGGAGATAAGTATGCTACAGGCAAATTACCCGGTTATCTTCGATACTATCAGGTATAAGTTTACACTGAGCTTCCATCGGGACGTATTACATCCTTCTGTTTATACAAAGCTTGATAGCCTCGATGGTCTCTTTCAAATGCAAAAAACGAACGATAACACTTTTGTATCTCCCGCTGTACTCGACTTCAGGAATGAACCGGGCGACTTTGAACTGGTCCTTCATTATCAGTACAAGACGATTCCACATCGTGTTGCTTTTGAGTTTCAGGTTTATGCTGTAAATCTAGACTTTAAACGGGATCTGCCTGCCATGCAGCGAAGTGTCGAAGTGATCCATCCCCGTTTATTTATCGATCATCTGAAAAAAACCTCTCATCCTTTTGAGTCGTGTGGAACGGATGATAGTGCCATACTGTGGTGGACTAACTTCAGAAATCTTTTTAGAAGTATTGTGAGGAACGTGAAGGCAGTAGTTGACGATCCTCACACGAACCCGGAGATTGAAATGAAAAGGGTAAAGGTAACAGCAGTGGTAAATCCAAGAAACAAACTTTCCGATAAGCTGGAAATGTTTGAAGGCAAACCAGGACACTTCTTTGATACGATAGGGCAAAGCCTGATGGAGGATAACTATGAGAACCGTTTTGTAAAACATATCATTAAAGATATCCTGTCAACTTACCGGGATGTCTACCAAAAATTGACCCGGGACAGCAGTTTTAAGAGAATCGCACGGGAGTATCGTATACAGCTGGAATTTTCGGCGGAAGCCCTGAGTAGTTTACTGAAGCGAAGCTTTCTGAAAGACATCAAATCCTTTGATGGAGAGCCGCTACATTCGCAGATAATGCAAGCGCATCCGGGGTATGCAGGTCTTAAAAAAGACTGGGAAACCCTGCGGAAAGGATATCAGTTACTGGATGGCCTTTATGAAATGGAGCTGAAAGACGTCGGGTATATGTATAAAGTCTGGACCTTCTTCGGAATGGCAGACCTTATAAGACAGGTTACAGGCGTTTCTCCGGAGATACATAAAATGGCTGCGATTAAAAAGAAAGCAGTCGGGATCGTACCGCAAAAAGATGTACAGTCGAAAATGACCTTCCATTGTCCCGATGAAATAGTAGTAGAATTGTACCAGGAACCGCATTATACAGGCGATTTTACGGATACGATCGCTGGTGGTCAGGAAGAAGAAATATGCTTGCATATTATCATGAAGGTGGGAAAGAAAGGTCAACATCCAGATTTATATCAGACATACATATTTGATCCTAAATACAGATTGATAGCGTCTAAGGAATACGATAATATAGACATCCCACTGGAATCGGATATCCGGCAGCTGAATAACTACAGACGGGTGTTTTATAACAAACCAAAAGAGAACGGTGGACATGGGTACAAAAAGGAGATAGCCGCTGCTTACATTCTATTTCCCGGCAGGGAGGCGGGTACCGCTTACAAGAAGTACTACGACGAAGTAATTCTGCCTAAGGACGAGGGTGGCTTCGCTTTCCTTCCTTATCACAAAGAAGGAAAAAACCTGCTAAAAAAGCACCTGCGCAAGCTGATCAAAGAAGACAGTAAAACGCACTTACAGCATATATTAAATCCCGAAAGCCCTGGCATCGAACTGATGGAGGCTTACGTGATTGTTATTCCTGTAAAGGTAAATGATGTTACATTGATTGAAACAGCCGCTTCCCAGGTCGCTACATTATATCCGATCAGGCAGCTCGATCCGGCAATAGGAGAGCGCAGGGTGCTTCGGGTGGCGCCTTATTTTGAAGGACAGGGGATCATTTGTTATTATGATATAACTGCCATACACATAAAAGCATGGCGGGATATTTATCCGCCAACGCATCCCTTATTCCGGGACGAAGGCAGACGGTATGTTGTGCTGACCCTGAAGAATAAGGTAATGCTGGATGATTACGTTCGCATAAAAGGCATGGCTAACAATAAACGCTATACGCAAATAAAGTTCCTGTATCGCCCTGTGAACGGATTTATCATGACAGTACCCGGTACGGAAGTACTGGGTACTGTCCGTAAATCTCCCCGGAAAGGATAA
- a CDS encoding aldo/keto reductase codes for MNYNILGNSNLDISEIAFGCMSLGDNAAENENLIAQALDKGINFFDTADLYKQGENEKQLGKALKDRRNDAIIATKVGNQWRADGSGWDWNPSPEYIRKAVEDSLRRLNVEYIDLYQLHGGTLEDPIDDIVDTFERLQHDGKIRYYGISSIRPNVIREWIQRSNMSSVMMQYSLLDRRPEEDMLPLLDKHNIGVLARGSVAKGLLAGKPAESYLNYSAEDVHKMANAVQQISADKRTPAQTAMCYILGEPAVRAAVVGIRTLTQLDEAAGLPLTTPLTSAERVMLGYELVANYYDQHR; via the coding sequence ATGAACTACAATATACTTGGCAATTCCAATCTCGATATCAGTGAGATCGCATTTGGGTGTATGTCCCTGGGTGATAACGCTGCTGAAAATGAAAACCTGATCGCACAGGCGCTTGATAAAGGTATTAACTTCTTTGATACAGCAGACCTTTATAAGCAGGGAGAGAATGAAAAGCAACTCGGTAAGGCATTAAAAGACAGAAGAAATGATGCAATCATTGCCACCAAAGTGGGGAATCAATGGCGTGCGGATGGAAGTGGATGGGACTGGAATCCGAGTCCTGAATATATCAGGAAGGCCGTGGAAGACAGTCTGCGCAGACTGAACGTTGAGTATATAGACCTCTACCAGCTGCATGGCGGTACCCTGGAAGATCCTATTGATGATATTGTGGACACCTTTGAGCGCTTGCAACATGACGGGAAGATCCGTTATTATGGAATCTCTTCGATCAGACCCAATGTGATCCGGGAATGGATACAGCGCTCCAATATGAGCAGTGTGATGATGCAATACAGTCTGCTGGACAGACGGCCGGAAGAAGATATGCTGCCATTACTGGATAAACATAACATCGGTGTACTGGCGAGAGGTAGTGTCGCCAAAGGGCTGCTGGCAGGAAAACCTGCGGAGTCTTATCTGAACTATAGTGCAGAAGATGTGCATAAGATGGCGAATGCCGTACAGCAGATTTCGGCTGATAAGCGTACGCCGGCACAAACCGCAATGTGTTATATTCTGGGAGAACCGGCTGTAAGAGCCGCTGTGGTAGGAATAAGAACGCTGACGCAACTGGACGAAGCGGCAGGATTGCCGTTGACCACGCCACTTACGTCAGCGGAAAGAGTCATGTTAGGATACGAGCTGGTCGCAAATTATTACGACCAGCATCGCTGA
- a CDS encoding S41 family peptidase, whose translation MNKHFTLAMKMAIVGVLGSAMLSACRKNDAKVDNSTPTASSVVSNEDSLKYLMYRIMQVTYVDGGRNKTTNLPTYFWYNQVPQLDPSASIYATADDLLATMKSYSVSNGQILDRYSFLDRTGSLSSSLQDGLSETFNKVSATGTYGMEVSYASDNNGKTYLYIVYADKNSPAGQKGLNRGDEIVAINGDSNISYDGNTNVQKVTNAIYNSTSVTLQVKKAVSGTVANYTLQSGTYNINPVLFDTIYTVNNQKTGYFSFYTFTNTINSKGAATLTKSTLDALFSKFKAAGITNLIVDLRYNGGGSVATAEYLDSAIAPSSAAGKPMYYYKYNDKLTADLEGTGLESSVPFPANTGGLSLRNVFFITSSHTASASELTLNNLLPYMSVKLVGDTTYGKPVGFITFNISKYDSTHTKQYLADLYAINFATENANHAGGYYTGIAPDEPANDYINVPWGYRTDDDNLDKIFNYISTGSFARTSANARVLTQSAANQRAAIQYSITSPKFNGMVDYRIGNRIH comes from the coding sequence ATGAATAAACATTTTACGTTAGCCATGAAAATGGCGATAGTTGGTGTGCTTGGCAGTGCTATGCTCAGCGCCTGCCGTAAAAACGACGCAAAAGTCGACAATTCAACACCAACTGCTTCTTCTGTTGTCAGTAACGAAGATTCCCTGAAATACCTGATGTACCGCATTATGCAGGTGACCTATGTAGACGGGGGACGTAACAAAACAACCAACCTGCCAACTTACTTCTGGTACAACCAGGTACCACAACTGGATCCTTCTGCCAGCATCTATGCGACAGCCGACGATCTGCTCGCTACCATGAAGAGTTATAGTGTTTCCAATGGTCAGATACTGGACCGCTACAGCTTCCTGGACAGGACCGGCTCATTGTCCAGTTCCCTGCAGGACGGCTTATCTGAAACCTTTAATAAGGTCAGCGCCACCGGTACTTACGGGATGGAAGTCAGTTATGCTTCTGATAACAATGGCAAGACCTATCTCTACATTGTTTATGCAGATAAGAACTCTCCTGCCGGCCAGAAAGGTCTGAACCGGGGAGACGAGATCGTAGCCATCAATGGCGATAGCAATATCTCCTATGATGGTAACACCAATGTACAGAAAGTCACCAATGCAATCTATAACTCCACCTCCGTAACGCTACAGGTAAAGAAAGCTGTGAGTGGTACTGTTGCTAATTATACTTTACAGTCAGGTACCTACAATATCAATCCTGTACTGTTTGATACGATATATACGGTGAATAACCAGAAGACAGGCTACTTCTCTTTCTATACCTTTACCAACACGATAAATAGTAAAGGTGCAGCAACGCTGACCAAGAGCACCCTCGATGCCTTGTTTTCAAAGTTCAAAGCTGCCGGTATCACCAACCTGATCGTAGACCTCCGTTACAATGGCGGTGGTTCCGTAGCTACGGCAGAGTATCTGGACAGCGCTATTGCACCGTCATCTGCAGCGGGCAAACCAATGTACTATTACAAGTACAATGACAAGCTGACTGCTGATCTGGAGGGTACCGGACTGGAAAGCAGCGTTCCGTTCCCGGCCAATACCGGCGGACTATCACTCAGGAATGTTTTCTTTATCACCTCTTCTCATACGGCTTCTGCCAGCGAACTGACGCTGAACAACCTCTTGCCCTATATGAGTGTGAAACTGGTGGGAGATACCACTTATGGTAAACCGGTGGGATTCATTACGTTCAATATCTCAAAGTATGACAGCACACATACCAAGCAATATCTTGCGGATCTGTATGCTATCAACTTTGCGACAGAAAATGCCAACCATGCAGGTGGCTACTATACGGGGATCGCACCTGATGAACCGGCAAATGACTATATCAATGTGCCCTGGGGATATCGTACTGATGACGACAACCTGGACAAGATCTTCAACTATATCAGTACGGGCAGCTTTGCCAGAACCAGCGCCAATGCCAGGGTACTGACACAAAGCGCTGCCAATCAACGTGCTGCTATTCAGTATTCTATTACTTCCCCGAAATTCAATGGGATGGTGGACTACCGCATCGGCAACCGCATTCACTAA
- a CDS encoding GH92 family glycosyl hydrolase, producing the protein MKRVILSALMLASCWVKAQTVNSVTDPVEWVNPLMGTDSKGSLSTGNTYPAIATPWGMNFWMPQTGRMGDGWAYTYASDKLRGFKQTHQPSPWINDYGQFAIMPVTGKVKFKEDDRASWFSHKAEVSKPYYYSVYLADHNVTTEITPTERAAAIRLTYPKTDSAFLVIDALDKGSYIKVLQSEHKIIGYTTKNSGGVPANFKNYFVLTFDKPFTYVATFKNGELKQGEAEAQDKHVGAVIGFATAKGEKVNVKVASSFISPEQAELNLQKEIGNSSFDQIKEKAKSAWNTELGRIKVEGGTSEQTRTFYSCLYRTMLFPRKFYEYDAKGAVVHYSPYNGQVLPGYMFTDNGFWDTFRATFPFFNMMYPSMNAHIMEGMVNAYKESGWLPEWASPGHRDCMIGSNSASLIADAYLKGVRGFDINTAYEALLKNADNAGPLTSVGRAGVKYYNELGYVPYDVNVNENTARTLEYSYDDFTIYKLAKALNRPAAEVDRFAKQARYYRNVFDPETKLMRGKNKDGKFQTPFNPFKWGDAFTEGNSWHYTWSVFHDVQGLINLMGGKETFVSMLDSVFNMPPVYDDSYYGGTIHEIREMQIMNMGQYAHGNQPIQHMIYLYNYAGQPWKAQYWIREVMNRLYSATPDGYCGDEDNGQTSAWYVFSSLGFYPVCPGTQQYVVGAPLFKKTTVTLESGKKVVIAAPKNSDANRYIKAVTVNGKPYTNNWLDHNELMKGAVINVDMDAVPNKTRGISDKSVPYSLTQELK; encoded by the coding sequence ATGAAAAGAGTTATCTTATCCGCCCTTATGCTGGCATCCTGCTGGGTAAAGGCGCAGACAGTCAACAGCGTAACTGATCCGGTAGAGTGGGTCAACCCGCTGATGGGTACCGATTCTAAAGGATCCCTCTCTACTGGAAATACCTATCCTGCTATTGCTACTCCATGGGGTATGAACTTCTGGATGCCGCAGACAGGCAGAATGGGAGACGGCTGGGCTTATACCTATGCTTCTGATAAACTGCGTGGTTTCAAACAAACTCACCAGCCAAGTCCATGGATCAATGACTACGGTCAGTTTGCCATCATGCCGGTAACCGGAAAGGTGAAATTCAAGGAAGATGACAGGGCCAGCTGGTTCTCTCATAAAGCGGAAGTGTCTAAACCTTACTACTATAGCGTATATCTGGCAGATCACAATGTGACTACTGAGATTACTCCTACAGAAAGAGCAGCGGCTATCCGTCTGACCTACCCAAAGACTGACAGCGCTTTCCTGGTGATCGATGCACTGGATAAAGGCTCTTATATCAAAGTTTTACAATCTGAGCACAAAATCATAGGTTATACTACCAAAAACAGTGGTGGCGTACCTGCTAACTTTAAGAACTACTTCGTACTGACTTTCGATAAGCCATTCACCTATGTAGCTACATTCAAAAATGGTGAGCTGAAACAGGGTGAAGCAGAAGCACAGGACAAACACGTAGGCGCCGTAATCGGTTTTGCTACTGCAAAAGGCGAAAAGGTAAACGTAAAAGTCGCTTCTTCTTTCATCAGTCCTGAACAGGCTGAACTGAACCTCCAGAAAGAGATCGGTAACAGCAGCTTCGATCAGATCAAAGAAAAGGCAAAATCTGCCTGGAATACTGAACTGGGCCGTATCAAGGTAGAAGGCGGAACTTCCGAGCAGACCCGCACTTTCTACTCCTGCCTGTACCGTACTATGCTGTTCCCACGTAAATTTTATGAATACGATGCGAAAGGTGCTGTAGTACACTATAGCCCATACAATGGCCAGGTACTGCCAGGTTACATGTTCACCGACAACGGTTTCTGGGATACCTTCCGTGCTACCTTCCCGTTCTTCAACATGATGTACCCGTCTATGAACGCACATATCATGGAAGGTATGGTAAATGCTTACAAAGAAAGCGGCTGGTTGCCTGAGTGGGCAAGCCCTGGCCACCGTGACTGTATGATCGGTTCCAACTCTGCTTCCCTGATCGCTGACGCTTACTTAAAAGGCGTAAGAGGTTTCGATATCAACACCGCTTACGAAGCCCTGCTGAAAAATGCTGATAATGCTGGTCCGCTGACTTCTGTTGGCCGTGCTGGTGTTAAATATTACAACGAACTGGGTTATGTACCTTACGATGTGAATGTAAACGAGAATACTGCCCGTACACTGGAGTATTCATACGACGACTTCACGATCTACAAACTGGCAAAGGCGCTGAACCGTCCTGCTGCTGAAGTAGACAGATTCGCAAAACAGGCTCGTTACTACCGTAACGTATTCGATCCTGAAACAAAACTGATGCGTGGTAAAAACAAGGATGGCAAGTTCCAGACACCATTCAACCCATTTAAATGGGGTGATGCCTTCACCGAAGGTAACAGCTGGCACTATACCTGGTCTGTATTCCACGACGTACAGGGGCTGATCAACCTGATGGGTGGTAAAGAGACTTTCGTTTCTATGCTGGATTCCGTATTCAATATGCCTCCGGTATATGATGACAGCTACTACGGTGGTACTATCCACGAGATCCGCGAAATGCAGATCATGAACATGGGTCAGTACGCACATGGTAACCAACCGATCCAGCACATGATCTACCTGTATAACTATGCAGGTCAGCCATGGAAAGCACAGTACTGGATCAGAGAGGTGATGAACCGTCTGTATTCAGCTACTCCTGATGGTTACTGTGGTGATGAAGATAATGGTCAGACCTCTGCATGGTATGTATTCTCTTCCCTCGGTTTCTACCCGGTATGTCCTGGTACACAGCAGTATGTAGTTGGTGCGCCTTTATTTAAAAAGACCACCGTTACCCTGGAATCAGGTAAGAAAGTGGTGATCGCTGCTCCTAAAAACAGCGATGCTAACCGTTATATCAAAGCGGTTACCGTTAATGGTAAACCTTATACCAATAACTGGCTGGATCACAATGAACTGATGAAAGGCGCTGTGATCAACGTAGATATGGATGCAGTTCCTAACAAAACAAGAGGTATCTCTGATAAGTCAGTGCCTTACTCCCTGACACAGGAACTGAAATAA
- a CDS encoding N-acetylmuramoyl-L-alanine amidase, with translation MKAYSRLLLWVIAAAVYGCAPKPYATTNKLYRQQAKQYAATLRTEPAAVPATGAPTAVNWIGTTNFNLRKPNYVIIHHTAQGSCDTTFNTFTLPRTQVSAHYVICKDGTINHMLNDYLRAWHAGIAKWGNVTDMNSCSIGIELDNNGLTPFQPQQINSLLVLLDSLKHRFNIPAANFIGHGDIAPGRKVDPSAWFPWQQLAEKGFGLWYGDTSKIIIPGDFSSKQALRIVGYDTRDTVAAIKAFKRHFVPTDTTNSTSLDEGERKILFSLMEKSE, from the coding sequence ATGAAAGCATATTCCCGTTTACTGTTATGGGTAATAGCCGCAGCTGTATATGGTTGTGCGCCGAAACCCTATGCAACTACTAATAAATTGTACCGCCAGCAGGCAAAACAGTATGCCGCTACCTTGCGGACAGAGCCGGCTGCCGTACCTGCAACTGGCGCCCCGACGGCAGTAAACTGGATCGGAACGACCAATTTTAACCTGCGTAAGCCCAACTATGTGATTATTCATCACACTGCCCAGGGCTCCTGCGATACGACCTTTAACACCTTCACACTGCCCCGTACCCAGGTGAGCGCGCACTATGTGATCTGTAAAGACGGGACGATCAATCATATGCTGAATGATTACCTGAGAGCCTGGCACGCCGGTATTGCCAAATGGGGCAATGTGACGGATATGAACTCCTGCTCCATTGGTATCGAACTGGATAACAACGGACTGACGCCTTTTCAGCCCCAACAGATCAATAGTCTGCTGGTATTACTCGATTCCCTCAAGCATCGTTTTAATATCCCCGCAGCCAACTTTATCGGACATGGAGATATAGCGCCTGGCCGTAAGGTAGACCCAAGTGCCTGGTTTCCCTGGCAGCAGCTGGCTGAGAAAGGTTTCGGATTATGGTATGGCGATACTTCAAAGATCATTATACCTGGAGATTTCAGCAGCAAACAGGCATTGCGTATCGTAGGGTATGACACCCGGGATACCGTGGCTGCTATTAAAGCATTTAAAAGACATTTTGTGCCGACTGATACGACCAACAGTACCAGTCTTGATGAAGGAGAGAGGAAGATCCTATTCAGCCTGATGGAAAAAAGCGAATAA